A region of the Sinorhizobium arboris LMG 14919 genome:
GCATAGGAAAGCGCGCGGACGCGTTGCCGGTCGAGAGGGTGGGCCGGGAGGAAGGCCGTCAGGTCTCGCGTCTCGGCAAGATATTCGATGATGGCGAGCGACTGGGTAAGCCGTTCGCCGTCGATATCGAGCACCGGCACCAGCCCCTGCGGATTTCGGACGAGGTGCTCGGGCGAGCGGTGAGCCTTTGCAAGCAGATCGACCGCAACGGAGCGATAGTCCTCGCCGACGAGGTTGAGCGCGATCCGCACCCGATAACTCGCAGACGACCGCCAATAGTCGTAAAGAATGGTTTCGTTCGCCACTTCTGCCTCGTCGTCAGCCGCGCTCGTATCTCCCGACCTTCTGCTCGATGGCGCCGAAGATCGAATGGCCGGTGCGATCCTTCATCTCGATGCGGACGACATCGCCGAATTTCAGGAATTGCGTCTTCGGTGCGCCGCCTTCGATCGTCTCGATCATGCGCAATTCGGCGATGCAGGAATAGCCGGCCCCGCCCTTGGAAACCGGCTTGCCCGGCCCGCCGTCGAGCTTGTTCGAAACGGTGCCCGAGCCGATAATCGTGCCGGCTGAAAGCGGCCTCGTTCGCGCGGCGTGCACGATCAGCTGCGGGAAGTCGAATGTCATGTCGACCCCGGCATCGGCCCGGCCGAAGGGCTCGCCGTTGAGGTCCACATGAAGCGGCAGATGCAGCTTCCCGCCATCCCAGGCATCGCCGAGTTCCTCCGGCGTCACCGCGACCGGCGAGAAGGCGGAAGACGGCTTCGATTGATAGAAGCCGAAGCCCTTGGCGAGTTCGCCTGGAATGAGGCCCCGCAGCGAGACGTCGTTGACGAGCATGACCAGGCGGATTGCGGCCCTCGCCTCGTCGAGCGTCGCGCCCATGGGCACGTCGTCGACAATGACTGCGACTTCGCCTTCCATATCGATGCCCCAGCCATCGTCGGCCATCAGAATCGGATCGCGCGGGCCGAGGAAGCTGTCGGAACCACCCTGATAGATCAGCGGATCGGTCCAGAAACTTGCCGGCATCTCGGCATTGCGCGCCTTTCGGACAAGCTCGACATGATTGACATAGGCCGAACCGTCCGCCCACTGGAAGGCACGCGGCAGTGGCGAGGCGGCGTCGTGTTCATGGAATCTCATGGTCGGCTGCGACCCGGTCTCGATCCCCTCGGCGACGCGCGCCAGGCGCGAACCTGTATGCGTCCAATCGTCGAGCGCCGCCTGCAGCGTGCGGGCGATGTGGCCCACCTCGGAGCAGCGGGTCAGATCTTTCGAGACCACGACGAGTTTGCCGTCACGGGTGGAGTCTTTCAGCGTCGCGAGTTTCATGGATTGATGTTTCCCGATGCATTGTTGATCCGCGCCGTCCAGCGCGTACTGGCCCCACGGCAGCATGTCATGATTTGCCGGCGGAAGTCACTTGATTCCGGGCGTGCCGTCGAATTTGCGTTCGAGTCCCGACCAGCAATCCATGTAGTCGTCCTGCAGCGTCTCGAGCTCTGCGGCAAACTTCGTCAGCTGCTGCGGGAAACGGGTCTCGAACATGAAGGCCATGGTGTCGTCGAGCTTCACCGGCTTCAGTTCGCCGTTCGATGCCTTGTCGAAGCCGGTGAAATCCGGTCCGTGTGCCAGCATCATATTGTGCAGGCTCATGCCGCCCGGCACGAAGCCCTCCTCTTTCGCGTCATAGCGCCCGTAGATCAGACCCATGAACTCGCTCATGATGTTGCGGTGATACCAGGGCGGGCGGAACGTGTGCTCGGCGACCAGCCAGCGCGGCGGGAATATGACGAAGTCGACATTGGCCGTGCCTTCTTCTCCGGAAGGCGCGGTCAGCACGGTGAAGATCGACGGATCGGGATGATCGAACAGGATCGCGCCGACAGGCGAGAAGGTCTTCAAATCGTATTTGTAGGGCGCGTAGTTGCCGTGCCAAGCGACGACATCGAGGGGCGAGTGGCCGATCTCGACCGTGTGAAAGGAGCCGCACCACTTCACATGCACCCTGCAGGGCGTCTCCTTGTCCTCATAGGAGGCGACCGGTGTCTTGAAATCGCGCGGATTGGCAAGACAGTTGGCGCCGATCGGCCCGCGATCCGGCAGCGTGAACTTCGCGCCGTAATTCTCGCAGATATAACCGCGCCAGACCTTCTCCTCGCCGAGGCGGACCACCTTGAACATCATGCCGCGCGGTACGAGGCAGATTTCCGACGGCTCCACATCCATCCTGCCGAGCTCGGTGAAAACCTGGATCGCGCCCGTTTCCGGAACGATCAGCAACTCGCCATCGGCGTTGAAGAAATAGTCGTCCACCATGTCGACAGTGAAGGCATAGGCGTGCGCGGCCATACCGGCTTGCGTCAGTGCGTCGCCCGCCGTCGTCATGGTGCGGATGCCCTGAAGGAAGTTCAGGCTTTCGGAGGGCGCCGGCAGAGGGCTCCAGCGCAACTGACCGAGCGCCAGCGAATGCTCGGGCGTATGCGGCGCCGTTTTCCAGTGCGGATAGTCGGTCTTCCGGAACCGTCCGGTGTGCCGGACGCTGGGGCGGATTCGGTAGAGCCACGAGCGCTCATTCGTACCGCGCGGTGCTGTGAAGGGCGAACCGGAAAGCTGTTCGGCATAGAGGCCATAGTTGCACTTCTGCGGACTGTTCTGCCCCTTAGGCAGCGCTCCAGGCAGGCTTTCCGTTTCGAAATCATTGCCGAATCCCGGCATGTATCCGGCTGCCCGCTGCTGGCCCGAGCCGGCATTCGGCTGTTTTTCCGCACTGTCCAACATGGCTTGAGCCTCCTCTTCCTTTCGCATATTAGTTGCAAGCGTAACTATTGATTTTGTAACTATCAATGAAGGAAGTCGGCATGGCCGAGGATCGGTTCGAACTGGAGGCCTTCCTGCCCTATCGGCTGAACCGGGCGGCGGAATTCGTCGCATTGCGTTTTGCCGCACAATACAAGGCACGGTTTGAACTGACCCGGCCGGAATGGCGAACTCTAGCGGCACTCGGCAGCTCACGCCGCAGCATGACGGCAACCGAAATTGGCGCGCACGCCACCATGCACAAGACGAAGGTGAGCCGGGCTGTCTACAGGCTGGAGCAGCGCCGCTGGCTGAAGCGCGAGGAGGACGGGCGGGACCGCCGCTTCGAGCATCTGGCACTGACGCCGGCGGGCCGGCGGGCCTATGGGGAGCTGACGGAGCTTGCGGCGCGGTATCAGGCCGAGCTGCTTTCGCTCTTCGGCGCCGAAAGCGTGCAGGCACTCGAAACAGGGCTGGACGCCGTTGAACGGGCGATGAGGGAATCGAGCGCGGGGATCGATTCTAGCCCTTCATCCGTGCCGGTATCGGCAGTCCCTCGAAGCTCTTGAGCGTCTCCAGCACGATCGACGTCTTGACGTGCTGCACGCTGTCATGCGGCAGGAGCACATCATTGACGAAGCGCGAGAGGCCGGCAAGGTCGGGCGTCACAACGCGCAGGTGGTAATCCATTTCACCGGTCAGCGCATAGGCCTCCAGCACCTCCGGCAAACCCGAGACGAGATTGGCGAAACGTTTGGCGTTGTCGCGGTTGTGGGTCGCCAGCGTCACCGAAATCACCACCATCAAATCGAGCCCCAACTTCTGACGGTCGATCTGCGCCTGATAGCCCGTGATGAAGCCTTCCGCCTCCAGCCGCGTACGCCGGCGCGAACATTGGGAGGGAGAAAGAGCGACGCGCTCGGACAATTCGTTGTTGGTCAGATGACCATCGCGCTGCAATTCGCTCAGGATCTTGAGGTCGAATCCGTCAAGCAGCTCCATTCATGCGTCCCCAAACGTTTCTCTGCACAATCCGTGCACCGATCTTCCCAGACCGCGCAAGAATACAAGCACCATGCATCGGAACTGCGCCATAATCCAGCAGAGTTTGGAGAATGAGAGGAGACTGACGATGGGCCCGTTTCCGCATGACGCACCGCCCCCGGCGATCTCGGTGGACAATCCGGCCGGGACGGACGGTTTCGAGTTCGTCGAATTCGCCCACCCGGAGCCGGAAAAGCTTGCCGAGCTTTTCGGCCGCATGGGTTATGCACCGGTCGCCAGGCACAGGACCAAGAACATCACGGTCTGGCGCCAGGGCGATATCAATTATGTCCTGAATGCGGAGCCCGACTCGCATGCCATGCGCTTCGTCGGCGAGCACGGGCCCTGCGCCCCGTCGATGGCCTGGCGCGTCGTCGACGCCAAACACGCCTTCAGGCACGCCGTATCCAAAGGCGCTGAGGCCTATACGGGCAAGGACAAGAGCCTCGATGTGCCGGCGATCGTCGGCATCGGCGGCTCGCTCCTCTATTTCGTGGATGCCTATGGTGAGAAGGGCTCTGCATACGACGCCGAATTCGAATGGCTGGGCGAGCGTGATCCGAAGCCGGCCGGCGTCGGCTTCTACTATCTCGACCACCTGACGCACAACGTCTATCGCGGCAACATGGACAAGTGGTGGGCTTTCTATCGCGAGCTGTTCAATTTCAAGCAGATTCATTTCTTCGACATAGACGGCCGCATCACCGGTCTGGTCAGCCGGGCGATTACCTCGCCCTGCGGCAAGATCCGCATTCCGCTGAATGAATCGAAGGACGACACCAGCCAGATCGAGGAATATCTCAAGAAGTACAAAGGCGAAGGCATCCAGCACATCGCCGTCGGTACCGAGGCGATCTATGACGCGACCGACAAACTCGCCGAGAACGGTCTGAAATTCATGCCGGGACCGCCTGACACCTATTATGAAATGTCCCACGAGCGGGTCCACGGTCACGACGAGCCGATCGACCGGATGAAGAAACACGGCATCCTCATCGATGGCGAGGGTGTGGTGAATGGCGGCATGACGAAGATCCTGCTGCAGATCTTCTCGAAAACCGTGATCGGCCCGATCTTTTTCGAATTCATCCAGCGCAAGGGCGATGAAGGCTTCGGCGAGGGAAACTTCCGCGCATTGTTCGAATCGATCGAAGCCGACCAGATCCGTCGGGGAGTGCTTGGACCCGAAGCGGCGGAATAGCGACTGCCGTTTCCTCCATCGCGGCCGATTCAAGGACAGCTGCAGGCGAAATGCATGGCAACCTGCCGGGAGCGTTTCGGTGCTTCACCGCAACGCTCCAACCCTTTGAGACCTTCGCGTCCGACAGGACGTGCGGTGCTGTACTGAACCGAGAGATGTTCTCGTCAGTTGCGCCAGCGCGTCGGCGACGGCGGGTGAGGAGAGCCGGCGCCTCCGTCGCTTCTGAAATAGCGGGACGCTGCTTCCGTCCGGTTACGCAC
Encoded here:
- the hppD gene encoding 4-hydroxyphenylpyruvate dioxygenase, which translates into the protein MGPFPHDAPPPAISVDNPAGTDGFEFVEFAHPEPEKLAELFGRMGYAPVARHRTKNITVWRQGDINYVLNAEPDSHAMRFVGEHGPCAPSMAWRVVDAKHAFRHAVSKGAEAYTGKDKSLDVPAIVGIGGSLLYFVDAYGEKGSAYDAEFEWLGERDPKPAGVGFYYLDHLTHNVYRGNMDKWWAFYRELFNFKQIHFFDIDGRITGLVSRAITSPCGKIRIPLNESKDDTSQIEEYLKKYKGEGIQHIAVGTEAIYDATDKLAENGLKFMPGPPDTYYEMSHERVHGHDEPIDRMKKHGILIDGEGVVNGGMTKILLQIFSKTVIGPIFFEFIQRKGDEGFGEGNFRALFESIEADQIRRGVLGPEAAE
- a CDS encoding MarR family winged helix-turn-helix transcriptional regulator; this translates as MAEDRFELEAFLPYRLNRAAEFVALRFAAQYKARFELTRPEWRTLAALGSSRRSMTATEIGAHATMHKTKVSRAVYRLEQRRWLKREEDGRDRRFEHLALTPAGRRAYGELTELAARYQAELLSLFGAESVQALETGLDAVERAMRESSAGIDSSPSSVPVSAVPRSS
- a CDS encoding fumarylacetoacetate hydrolase family protein; translation: MKLATLKDSTRDGKLVVVSKDLTRCSEVGHIARTLQAALDDWTHTGSRLARVAEGIETGSQPTMRFHEHDAASPLPRAFQWADGSAYVNHVELVRKARNAEMPASFWTDPLIYQGGSDSFLGPRDPILMADDGWGIDMEGEVAVIVDDVPMGATLDEARAAIRLVMLVNDVSLRGLIPGELAKGFGFYQSKPSSAFSPVAVTPEELGDAWDGGKLHLPLHVDLNGEPFGRADAGVDMTFDFPQLIVHAARTRPLSAGTIIGSGTVSNKLDGGPGKPVSKGGAGYSCIAELRMIETIEGGAPKTQFLKFGDVVRIEMKDRTGHSIFGAIEQKVGRYERG
- a CDS encoding Lrp/AsnC family transcriptional regulator; translated protein: MELLDGFDLKILSELQRDGHLTNNELSERVALSPSQCSRRRTRLEAEGFITGYQAQIDRQKLGLDLMVVISVTLATHNRDNAKRFANLVSGLPEVLEAYALTGEMDYHLRVVTPDLAGLSRFVNDVLLPHDSVQHVKTSIVLETLKSFEGLPIPARMKG
- the hmgA gene encoding homogentisate 1,2-dioxygenase — translated: MLDSAEKQPNAGSGQQRAAGYMPGFGNDFETESLPGALPKGQNSPQKCNYGLYAEQLSGSPFTAPRGTNERSWLYRIRPSVRHTGRFRKTDYPHWKTAPHTPEHSLALGQLRWSPLPAPSESLNFLQGIRTMTTAGDALTQAGMAAHAYAFTVDMVDDYFFNADGELLIVPETGAIQVFTELGRMDVEPSEICLVPRGMMFKVVRLGEEKVWRGYICENYGAKFTLPDRGPIGANCLANPRDFKTPVASYEDKETPCRVHVKWCGSFHTVEIGHSPLDVVAWHGNYAPYKYDLKTFSPVGAILFDHPDPSIFTVLTAPSGEEGTANVDFVIFPPRWLVAEHTFRPPWYHRNIMSEFMGLIYGRYDAKEEGFVPGGMSLHNMMLAHGPDFTGFDKASNGELKPVKLDDTMAFMFETRFPQQLTKFAAELETLQDDYMDCWSGLERKFDGTPGIK